From a single Lolium rigidum isolate FL_2022 chromosome 7, APGP_CSIRO_Lrig_0.1, whole genome shotgun sequence genomic region:
- the LOC124675392 gene encoding psbP domain-containing protein 2, chloroplastic-like gives MPLVGAVGCPCRGPPLKLARRTQRPPPRRTIAPKCDISSPPPPLTRRAVSAASLLLTAIPFLASSPQLPVASASETDAEVVGGGGSAAVLELERYTDQDQGFTLLKPASWPKVEKAGATALFQQEGKGSNNIGVVVSPVRLSSLTDFGTPQFVADRLLQAEKKKESTKSAEVISTGERSGHDGLTVYEIEYSLDSTRGGMKRIFTAAFVASRKLYLLNVAHSDTEEKPLDKQTRLVLEKVLHSFDNV, from the exons ATGCCACTCGTCGGCGCCGTCGGCTGCCCTTGCCGCGGCCCGCCGCTGAAGCTCGCCCGCCGCACCCAGCGCCCGCCTCCGCGCCGCACCATCGCGCCCAAATGCGacatctcctctcctcctccgcccctAACCAGGCGGGCCGTTTCCGCCGCTTCGCTGCTCCTCACAGCCATCCCTTTCCTCGCCTCGTCACCGCAACTCCCCGTGGCCTCCGCATCGGAAACGGATGCAGAGgtcgtgggaggaggaggaagcgcggCGGTGCTGGAGCTGGAGCGGTACACTGACCAGGACCAGGGGTTCACCCTCCTCAAGCCCGCCTCATGGCCCAAG GTGGAGAAGGCCGGCGCGACGGCGCTGTTTCAGCAGGAAGGGAAGGGGAGTAACAACATCGGAGTTGTCGTCAGCCCTGTCCGCCTCTCCTCGCTGACGGATTTTGGTACGCCGCAGTTCGTCGCGGACAGGCTTCTGCAGGCAGAGAAGAAAAAG GAAAGTACCAAATCCGCGGAGGTGATTTCTACTGGAGAGAGATCAGGTCATGATGGCCTGACAGTGTACGAAATCGAGTACTCACTGGATAGCACCAGGGGAGGGATGAAGCGGATCTTCACGGCGGCCTTTGTTGCTTCTAGAAAGCTCTACCTGCTCAATGTAGCCCACTCTGATACCGAGGAGAAGCCCTTGGACAAGCAGACTAGACTTGTTCTTGAGAAAGTCCTCCATTCATTTGATAATGTATAG